In [Phormidium] sp. ETS-05, the genomic window TAGATGGAGGGAATTTCTGGGAGAGTGCGGCGGATGCAGGTGCAGTAGCGGCGATCGTCACACCCCAAGCGGCGAAAAACCATCCCCCCAGTAATGGCAATTATCCTCTGCTGCAGGCGGCGGATATGACGAAAGCGAGCGCCGAAATTGCGGCTGCTTTTTACGGTTATCCGGCAAAACAGCTCAAAATGGTGGGAGTCACGGGCACTAATGGCAAAACCACCACTACTCATATCATCGAGTTTTTGCTGAAAAAACAAAAGGTGGCACTTTTGGGCACACTTTATGCCCGATGGCCCGGTTTTGAGCAGGTGGCGTCCCACACCACGCCGTTTGCGGTGGACCTACAACGGCAGTTAGGGGAAGCGGTGAAAGCTCTGGCGCAAGTGGGGGTGATGGAGGTGAGTTCTCACTCTCTCGCTCAAGGAAGGGTAATGGGTTGTCCGTTTGAAGTGGCGGCGTTTACGAATTTGACCCAAGACCACTTAGACTTCCATAAGGATATGGAGGATTATTTTGAGGCGAAAGCGTTGCTGTTTAGTCCCGAGTATTTGCAAGGACGAGCAGTGATTAATATGGATGATGCTTATGGGCGGCGGTTGTGTCAACGCCTAGCTCCGGAGCAAGTGTGGACTTACAGCACTAGCAATAGTAATGCTGATTTGTGGACAGATGAGGTGAGTTATTCTCCCACGGGAGTGGAGGGGATACTGCATACGCCGAAAGGAGAGGCGCGATTTGCGCTGCCGTTGGTGGGTAAGTATAATGTGGAGAATATGCTGGCGGCAGTAGGTGCGGCTTTGCATTTGGGGATGGAATTACCCAATGTGGTGGAGGGACTGCGGGAGTTTCCCGGAGTACCGGGACGGATGGAGAAAATCCAACTGACGCCAGAGCAGGATATTATTGCGATTGTGGATTATGCCCATACGCCGGATAGCTTGGAAAATGTGCTGAAAGCTACACGGCCTTTTGTGGCGGGTCAATTATGGTGTGTGTTTGGTTGCGGGGGCGATCGCGATCGTACCAAGCGCCCGAAAATGGGAGAAATCGCCGCTCGCCTTGCGGACCAAGTGGTGGTGACATCAGATAATCCCCGCACCGAAGACCCAGATCGGATATTGCAAGATATCTTAGCCGGGATATCTGGAGGAGCGCCGAAACAAGTGATAGCCGATCGGGCTGCTGCCATTCGCACTGCCATTATGCAGGCCCAACCCGGTGACGGGGTGGTGATTGCCGGGAAAGGACATGAAGATTATCAAATCCTTGGCACTGAAAAAATTCACTTTGACGATCGCGAGCAAGCCCGAGACGCTTTAGCCTTGAGAGCTGAGGGA contains:
- a CDS encoding UDP-N-acetylmuramoyl-L-alanyl-D-glutamate--2,6-diaminopimelate ligase; protein product: MNLKELLAKVPNLLEIPSEAVLEVEVKGLSTNSHACKPGDLFIGMPGTRVDGGNFWESAADAGAVAAIVTPQAAKNHPPSNGNYPLLQAADMTKASAEIAAAFYGYPAKQLKMVGVTGTNGKTTTTHIIEFLLKKQKVALLGTLYARWPGFEQVASHTTPFAVDLQRQLGEAVKALAQVGVMEVSSHSLAQGRVMGCPFEVAAFTNLTQDHLDFHKDMEDYFEAKALLFSPEYLQGRAVINMDDAYGRRLCQRLAPEQVWTYSTSNSNADLWTDEVSYSPTGVEGILHTPKGEARFALPLVGKYNVENMLAAVGAALHLGMELPNVVEGLREFPGVPGRMEKIQLTPEQDIIAIVDYAHTPDSLENVLKATRPFVAGQLWCVFGCGGDRDRTKRPKMGEIAARLADQVVVTSDNPRTEDPDRILQDILAGISGGAPKQVIADRAAAIRTAIMQAQPGDGVVIAGKGHEDYQILGTEKIHFDDREQARDALALRAEGA